One stretch of Litoribrevibacter albus DNA includes these proteins:
- the icmH gene encoding type IVB secretion system protein IcmH/DotU: MNSDFLDEDTIVYDQNGEPVGQSSPQNRSTVRPEPVSGQGAPRSDSRAGPSFGGFAADQFSSDDFSEDVNRAFAQSQFRPTDSIRILLEGNDVLKNQMRNTHALQNYLHSKNKLLNACAEMLSMCVVVTRIPKPDDLHQHQQVLKGAISELKHRIAALDYPPSVADKTCFLFCVVLDEFIMHCEWGEDSGWENHTLLSELFGMRNGGEQFFQVTEKALRQPNQLMDWLELVYIFLKMGFRGQYRLRGREKLDALTHQLELLLNPYRKASSMTPVPPMELPAVRKPHRRARFGGQFLVFFIAIGLIWGGASFWYQNTLEQRARNFITLPKFSSNYFNVGQDTEFIYDSTEDEMERAERLYGKPTEQHNDADE, from the coding sequence ATGAATTCGGATTTTCTGGATGAAGATACCATTGTTTATGACCAAAACGGCGAACCGGTTGGGCAGTCATCTCCCCAGAATCGTTCAACGGTCCGGCCCGAGCCGGTATCGGGTCAGGGCGCGCCGAGATCGGACAGCAGAGCAGGCCCTTCCTTCGGTGGATTCGCAGCGGATCAGTTTTCGTCGGATGACTTTAGTGAGGATGTGAATCGCGCATTTGCACAGTCTCAGTTTCGTCCAACCGACAGCATTCGGATTTTGCTGGAAGGCAACGACGTTCTGAAAAATCAGATGAGAAACACCCACGCGTTGCAGAACTACCTTCATAGCAAAAATAAGTTGCTGAATGCCTGTGCCGAAATGTTATCGATGTGCGTGGTGGTGACCCGAATACCCAAACCGGACGACTTACACCAACATCAACAGGTGCTCAAGGGGGCAATCAGCGAGCTAAAACATCGTATTGCAGCGCTGGATTACCCGCCGTCGGTGGCCGATAAAACCTGCTTCTTATTTTGTGTGGTGCTCGATGAATTCATTATGCATTGCGAGTGGGGTGAAGACAGTGGTTGGGAAAACCATACCTTACTCAGTGAACTATTTGGGATGCGTAACGGTGGCGAGCAGTTTTTCCAGGTGACCGAAAAGGCGTTACGTCAGCCCAATCAACTGATGGACTGGCTGGAGCTGGTGTATATCTTTTTAAAAATGGGCTTTCGCGGGCAATACCGATTACGGGGCCGGGAAAAGCTGGATGCCTTAACGCACCAGTTGGAGCTGTTGCTGAATCCTTATCGTAAAGCCTCTTCGATGACCCCGGTACCTCCGATGGAGTTGCCCGCTGTGCGTAAACCGCACCGCAGAGCCCGATTTGGCGGCCAGTTTCTGGTGTTCTTCATTGCGATTGGGCTGATTTGGGGAGGCGCGTCTTTTTGGTATCAGAATACTCTGGAACAACGGGCGAGGAATTTCATTACCTTACCTAAATTCAGTTCGAATTATTTTAATGTCGGTCAGGATACCGAGTTTATCTATGACAGCACCGAAGACGAAATGGAACGGGCGGAAAGGCTGTATGGCAAACCGACGGAACAGCACAACGATGCTGATGAATAA
- the tssM gene encoding type VI secretion system membrane subunit TssM encodes MKRSKIEILLYVILGLALSGLCWWVSNLLGWWQWSNPLEAALSGLLCLLLGSLVAWCLAWGMSKVARKSASDEQNKRDKDKLDQMLNVIDSDFHQLWQQSQRQKGKNKYGLTPWYFLLNEQPQQDEVLLNQMGFQIVQQDKLSLPITFWVSDFAIVVGAHSRVCSDVELDACLDAVIKLLNRYRPRQAANGVLFTLPAANLLNLNNEEVSTKAKEQRNLLNRLNKAFGLNLPVYSVFTDMVELADFCQFFSVIDEQKLEQPFGAMMPVEEFAGYQAEWFNHSFDQLQDTLSSQVYSFLRLQLNTDYRKSILVAPYQFGLLKTEIEYYFQQLFLEEHFSTALNFRGYFFVNASREGVPVDRLSMLLASRLGNQTVSANSSVVSHGSMFAKKLFSQDIVREAGLVGVNSRRENLYTLLRFGVSGSLAMTLAGFVWLLWANFQYYQALDAQALNRLDSYKSSITEGKFKSDELQTTIFSLSELRDIAHVYDQPKPWYVVSWLPDPSIAQAVDQAYRTELQNILLISLRDYLRNDLYIYNKLGNKVETLVLFNLHQLLNDHQRATIEPLVSYYLGSLREEGESDGPTLVRFKELIEDLLKTGVVPPEGDQALIQVVKDSLSNENVSDLMYQHILEQPPFNRRVDLRPLLGSSFNEVFRFNDGFSGYLAPYIFTREGFEALMLDTDFLLVEKALKAYENMAGSSVSKAELSRITRQLKRRYIEEYIAYWKNFADNIEGVKVDSWNALTEQLTASVDPVSSPLRSVYEMITFNTQLTSVFERAENTKTLATEAVSDNVDVASLSENLPDGLLDKGESILAQKQQDKIKVANTISQPFKYYHQLVEEDKAGQNALDKLIQHLADSADWLKRAMYSDDRGQFFFKQLAEVGNNSPLAQLQSLSDYDYDVLLQDVTLSVAERANQFAMEDVRTYLNKRWQDKVLRYYSKNIRALYPFNAKEQAGVNLNDFKTFFGPQGTLEKFTNTYLSGFDARDNGSPVQKSFLPGVSFELDSGFWKAQADAQRIQKALFEADNFNVDFTLKTQSMSSGLTEFSIRSDTPLFVYRHGPAFWTRMTWPLAETQSRTLDVWLKNNESTLSSQSYQGDWSWFRLAEAMDGKLTREKNISALITKKDGQYIELQLQVEGEVNPFVKGFFNRFRLPESI; translated from the coding sequence ATGAAGCGTTCAAAAATTGAAATTTTACTCTATGTCATCCTTGGCTTGGCATTGTCCGGGCTGTGTTGGTGGGTGTCTAACCTACTTGGCTGGTGGCAATGGTCAAACCCTCTGGAAGCCGCTCTCAGTGGTTTGCTCTGCCTGTTATTGGGAAGCTTGGTCGCATGGTGTCTTGCCTGGGGCATGAGTAAGGTCGCTCGTAAATCTGCCTCGGATGAGCAGAACAAACGCGATAAAGACAAGCTGGATCAGATGTTGAATGTGATCGACAGCGATTTTCATCAACTTTGGCAACAAAGCCAGCGTCAAAAGGGAAAGAACAAATACGGCTTAACGCCTTGGTATTTCTTGCTGAATGAGCAGCCTCAACAGGACGAAGTGTTGCTCAATCAAATGGGCTTTCAGATCGTTCAGCAGGACAAACTTAGTTTACCGATCACGTTTTGGGTCAGTGATTTTGCCATCGTGGTGGGCGCTCACTCCCGAGTCTGTTCTGACGTTGAACTGGATGCCTGTTTAGACGCAGTGATTAAATTACTGAACCGATATCGCCCGAGACAAGCGGCCAATGGTGTGTTGTTTACTTTACCTGCGGCCAACTTATTGAATTTGAACAATGAAGAAGTCAGCACCAAAGCCAAAGAACAACGCAATCTGTTGAATCGGTTGAACAAGGCCTTTGGCTTGAACCTGCCGGTGTACAGTGTCTTTACCGATATGGTCGAGTTAGCCGATTTCTGTCAGTTCTTTTCGGTGATCGATGAACAAAAACTGGAGCAGCCATTTGGTGCGATGATGCCGGTAGAGGAGTTTGCAGGGTATCAGGCGGAATGGTTTAACCATTCATTTGACCAACTGCAAGACACACTGTCGTCTCAGGTGTATTCGTTTTTACGTTTGCAATTAAACACCGACTATCGCAAATCCATTTTGGTGGCGCCGTATCAGTTCGGGCTATTGAAAACCGAAATCGAGTACTACTTTCAACAACTGTTTTTGGAAGAGCACTTTTCAACGGCATTAAATTTCCGGGGCTATTTCTTTGTAAACGCCAGCCGTGAAGGGGTTCCGGTGGATCGGCTTTCGATGCTGCTGGCTTCCCGATTGGGCAATCAGACGGTGTCTGCCAACAGCAGCGTGGTGTCTCATGGCAGTATGTTTGCGAAGAAACTGTTCAGTCAGGATATTGTGCGTGAAGCCGGTTTGGTTGGCGTCAATAGCCGACGCGAGAACCTATATACCTTGCTACGGTTTGGTGTCAGCGGCAGTTTAGCGATGACGCTGGCCGGGTTTGTCTGGTTATTGTGGGCAAACTTTCAATACTATCAGGCGCTCGATGCTCAGGCGCTGAACCGACTCGATAGCTATAAAAGCTCGATTACAGAAGGCAAGTTTAAGAGTGATGAGTTGCAAACAACGATCTTCAGTTTGTCAGAGCTGAGGGACATTGCTCATGTGTATGATCAACCTAAGCCTTGGTATGTGGTGTCCTGGTTACCTGATCCAAGCATTGCCCAAGCGGTGGATCAGGCGTACCGCACTGAACTACAGAATATTTTATTGATCTCCCTGCGCGATTACCTTCGAAATGATCTCTACATCTACAACAAGCTGGGCAATAAAGTAGAAACGCTGGTGCTGTTTAATCTGCATCAGCTGTTGAACGATCATCAACGTGCGACCATTGAACCTTTGGTGAGTTATTACCTGGGGTCACTACGGGAAGAAGGTGAGAGCGATGGTCCAACCCTGGTGCGTTTCAAAGAGTTAATTGAAGACTTGCTGAAAACAGGCGTAGTGCCTCCGGAAGGTGATCAGGCGCTGATCCAGGTAGTGAAAGATTCACTGTCCAATGAAAACGTCAGTGACCTGATGTACCAACACATTTTGGAACAACCGCCGTTCAATCGCCGTGTGGATCTACGACCTTTACTGGGCAGCAGCTTTAACGAAGTGTTCCGATTCAACGACGGTTTCAGTGGTTATCTGGCGCCGTATATTTTCACTCGGGAAGGCTTTGAAGCTCTGATGCTGGATACCGACTTCCTGTTGGTTGAGAAAGCACTCAAGGCCTATGAAAACATGGCTGGTAGCTCGGTCAGTAAGGCCGAACTGAGCCGCATTACCCGCCAGCTTAAACGTCGTTACATTGAAGAATACATCGCCTATTGGAAGAATTTTGCAGACAACATCGAAGGCGTAAAGGTTGATAGCTGGAATGCGTTGACCGAGCAACTTACTGCCAGCGTTGATCCTGTGTCATCGCCGTTGCGCAGTGTCTATGAAATGATCACCTTCAATACACAGCTGACGAGCGTATTTGAACGTGCCGAAAATACGAAGACGTTAGCGACTGAGGCGGTGTCTGACAATGTTGACGTGGCCAGCTTATCCGAGAACCTGCCTGACGGCTTGTTGGATAAGGGCGAATCCATTCTTGCTCAGAAACAGCAAGATAAAATCAAAGTGGCTAACACCATCAGTCAGCCGTTCAAGTATTACCATCAACTGGTTGAAGAAGATAAGGCCGGTCAAAATGCGTTGGATAAACTGATCCAGCATTTGGCGGATTCGGCGGACTGGTTAAAACGGGCCATGTACAGTGATGATCGAGGCCAGTTCTTCTTTAAGCAACTGGCTGAGGTCGGCAACAACAGCCCTCTCGCCCAGTTACAGAGCCTGTCGGATTACGACTACGACGTGCTGCTGCAGGATGTCACGCTGTCGGTAGCAGAACGAGCCAATCAGTTTGCTATGGAAGATGTGAGAACCTATCTGAATAAGCGCTGGCAAGATAAGGTGCTGCGTTATTACAGCAAAAACATTCGTGCTTTGTACCCGTTTAACGCCAAGGAACAAGCGGGTGTGAATCTCAATGACTTCAAAACCTTTTTTGGACCTCAAGGCACCTTGGAAAAGTTCACCAATACGTATTTGAGTGGCTTTGACGCGCGAGATAATGGCTCGCCGGTTCAAAAATCCTTTTTACCAGGTGTTTCCTTTGAACTGGACTCTGGTTTTTGGAAAGCACAAGCCGATGCTCAGCGCATTCAAAAAGCCCTGTTCGAAGCAGATAACTTTAATGTGGATTTCACCCTGAAAACCCAAAGCATGAGTTCCGGGCTGACCGAGTTTTCGATTCGCAGTGATACACCGCTGTTTGTCTATCGACATGGCCCAGCGTTCTGGACGCGAATGACCTGGCCTTTGGCAGAAACCCAAAGCAGAACGCTCGATGTTTGGTTGAAGAACAATGAAAGCACACTGAGCAGTCAGTCCTATCAAGGCGATTGGAGCTGGTTCCGTTTAGCGGAAGCGATGGATGGCAAATTAACCCGAGAGAAAAACATCAGTGCGTTGATTACCAAAAAAGACGGCCAATACATTGAGCTGCAGTTGCAGGTGGAAGGCGAAGTAAATCCGTTTGTGAAAGGCTTCTTCAATCGCTTCCGGTTACCGGAGTCTATCTAG
- a CDS encoding ABC transporter substrate binding protein, with translation MSNWVVYKVMLRICKQSARALLASLVLASITLSAQASDRDISWLTFSEINHKHWRSSLDIMDSSKLLVTPNDRSSRGELHKILVIVAKKSGSYKLAMNRLLEVFQQEKFLSEFEVININRDETVGRQLLSDAQKRGFDLIFTMGSESAALVHRFYRNGPLPVVTAINKDPVTLGQVSSYKEGSGTNIATTSLNVPIDIQLNYLFELNPGLKHVALLYNKNHKQVVKTEVLPFRQAMEEQGIRVIDVTVNSREEARAQLSKGLPEAVKSLGSLDPTLKHSLMWMTSSTAIFSNLDMVSELSNGIPIVSTNPNAVREGRQSAAVAIGIDRRNNAHLAAVYALRILRDGVDPGSLEVGVVTPPDIALNFLVARELGLKVPFTFLEGADFVYGYKGELVRSFGQNL, from the coding sequence GTGAGTAATTGGGTTGTTTACAAGGTCATGCTCAGAATCTGCAAGCAGAGTGCACGGGCACTGCTCGCTAGTTTGGTGTTAGCCAGCATAACTTTATCCGCACAGGCATCAGACCGGGACATTAGCTGGTTGACGTTTTCAGAGATCAATCATAAGCATTGGCGATCAAGCCTCGACATCATGGATTCATCAAAATTGTTGGTAACACCCAACGATCGGTCATCCCGTGGTGAGTTGCATAAGATTCTGGTGATTGTGGCTAAAAAATCCGGCAGTTATAAGCTGGCGATGAATCGCTTGCTTGAGGTCTTTCAGCAGGAAAAATTTTTGTCTGAATTTGAAGTCATCAATATCAATCGGGATGAGACCGTAGGTCGACAGTTATTGAGCGATGCTCAGAAACGAGGTTTTGATTTGATCTTCACCATGGGTTCAGAGTCGGCGGCACTGGTTCATCGTTTTTATCGAAATGGTCCTTTACCCGTGGTCACGGCCATTAATAAAGATCCGGTGACCTTAGGTCAGGTTAGCTCTTATAAAGAAGGCTCAGGCACCAACATTGCGACCACCTCGCTGAATGTACCCATCGATATCCAATTAAATTATTTGTTCGAATTGAATCCGGGTTTGAAGCACGTTGCGTTGCTTTATAACAAGAACCACAAACAGGTAGTGAAAACGGAAGTGCTGCCGTTTCGTCAGGCGATGGAGGAACAAGGCATTCGGGTGATTGATGTTACGGTCAACAGCAGAGAAGAGGCCAGAGCCCAGTTATCAAAGGGGTTACCGGAAGCGGTGAAATCCTTGGGAAGCCTCGATCCGACCTTGAAACACAGCCTGATGTGGATGACCAGCAGTACCGCCATTTTTTCTAACCTGGATATGGTCAGTGAGTTATCCAATGGCATTCCCATCGTGTCCACCAATCCCAATGCGGTGAGAGAAGGCCGTCAAAGCGCGGCGGTCGCCATAGGTATTGATCGCCGGAACAACGCCCACCTGGCGGCTGTGTATGCCTTACGAATTTTAAGAGATGGCGTTGACCCTGGGAGCCTGGAAGTGGGGGTAGTTACCCCACCGGATATTGCTCTGAATTTTCTGGTGGCCAGAGAGCTCGGTTTAAAAGTGCCCTTTACCTTTTTGGAAGGCGCGGACTTTGTGTACGGCTACAAGGGTGAGTTGGTGCGGTCGTTCGGCCAAAACCTGTGA
- a CDS encoding MFS transporter, whose product MIKRLTNIRYCVPMLVIVFSTLMLLTYIGYNEAKLKYLPFQLNKMSAQSEIVKNGFDSYLNAGLPVSQFSGFRTLASTLMKSDDSILNIRIIDQSGAIIFFESKDGTQQEDFKPNLNEYRPNPIEFDFPAFQSLESERSYLISQQLTSKFGPVGEVQVEADKTLLVSELDRQFALPFEAVIGLTLLYLVVIAIYELRATSSSSRLRVLKITYVFCYLALSLVISKTVYNVYEHGANATTRAMTDSMVQRLTSVRDVGVHLEDLAGIDRMLDKYKSGNRTIEAIALIKGDTNLAHTDPTQVGKPYQVLEDCYEYVNDLGQEQGENIKFRVAVNIPTDVLIRTILSSTKAFIVLFIACALLAWIFLNAGTSLIELLDKRAQNASSHSNAASHTNANSKASAGAEDKEGSISFEIGLNLVQPAYFMVVLVNALFVPFLPKLIADMAANSGSSFATASMPFTLYYLFFALVLIPAGQYAERGNLKKLMTVGFLAEFIGMMLIFLSDDYWIVALARIFSGIGQGLFLIGLQSYVMVITPKNQRSRGHAVKVVGRNSALIAGTAIGALLYAYIDYRMIFLMASMVSLLSIAYLWNLVPRAESIAGNVAQEVTEESKHPWEALRRNIVSVVRDAEFMRTLTLIGIVGKMSIAGVVMFAVPLVMLGQGYKADDVGLMLMIYYVASMVMTKYVTRLVDGPGMSRRVLICSAIVGGVATVFVGFVSQQGTDVTGLMPGMESLLWLSNQASALGIGGNSLVLYTAIIFLGISNGLLAAPVMTHINNTEVSQREGVKKIAATYVFLERFGHVAGPAVIAQLLFLNNNSPLAMSLFGILSVVLGVLYMFSSHTGSSVALAAKEA is encoded by the coding sequence ATGATCAAGCGTTTAACAAACATTCGGTATTGCGTTCCGATGTTGGTGATAGTGTTCAGCACCTTGATGCTGCTAACGTATATTGGCTATAACGAAGCCAAGTTGAAGTATTTGCCGTTTCAGTTGAACAAGATGTCGGCGCAAAGTGAAATTGTTAAAAACGGCTTCGACAGCTATCTGAATGCAGGTCTTCCCGTCAGTCAGTTTTCCGGGTTTCGGACTCTTGCTTCGACGTTAATGAAGTCCGATGACAGTATCCTCAATATTCGGATCATCGATCAAAGTGGCGCGATCATCTTTTTTGAATCCAAGGACGGGACTCAGCAGGAAGACTTTAAACCGAATCTCAACGAGTATCGACCGAACCCGATTGAGTTTGATTTCCCGGCGTTTCAGAGCCTGGAATCTGAGCGCAGTTATCTGATCTCACAGCAGCTTACCAGCAAGTTTGGGCCAGTGGGGGAAGTTCAGGTAGAAGCCGATAAGACGTTGCTGGTGTCAGAGCTGGATCGGCAATTTGCCTTGCCTTTTGAAGCCGTGATTGGTTTGACGCTGCTCTATTTGGTGGTGATTGCCATCTATGAATTGAGAGCCACCAGCTCTTCGAGCCGATTGCGGGTACTCAAGATCACCTATGTCTTTTGCTATTTGGCCTTGTCGTTGGTAATCAGTAAAACCGTGTATAACGTGTATGAGCATGGTGCCAATGCCACCACTCGGGCGATGACCGATTCGATGGTTCAGCGGTTGACGTCGGTGCGTGATGTGGGTGTTCATCTCGAAGACTTGGCGGGCATCGACCGAATGCTCGACAAGTATAAATCCGGCAACCGGACCATTGAGGCCATTGCCTTGATCAAAGGCGATACCAATCTGGCGCACACCGATCCAACACAAGTGGGCAAACCCTATCAGGTGTTGGAAGACTGCTACGAGTACGTTAATGATTTAGGCCAGGAACAGGGCGAAAACATCAAGTTTCGGGTGGCAGTGAATATTCCTACGGATGTGTTGATTCGCACCATTTTATCGAGCACCAAAGCCTTCATTGTGTTGTTTATTGCCTGTGCTTTGTTGGCGTGGATTTTCCTCAATGCTGGTACGTCGCTCATTGAATTGCTGGATAAACGCGCTCAGAACGCATCTTCTCACTCTAATGCAGCTTCTCACACTAATGCTAACAGCAAAGCGTCTGCAGGGGCTGAAGATAAGGAAGGCAGTATCAGCTTTGAAATCGGCTTAAACCTGGTGCAACCGGCCTATTTTATGGTGGTGCTGGTTAACGCGTTATTTGTGCCCTTCTTACCTAAGCTGATTGCGGATATGGCTGCCAATAGCGGCTCCAGTTTTGCGACGGCGTCCATGCCGTTCACCTTGTATTACCTATTTTTTGCTTTGGTGCTGATCCCTGCCGGTCAATATGCGGAACGAGGCAACCTCAAGAAACTGATGACGGTCGGTTTCCTCGCCGAATTCATAGGCATGATGCTGATCTTCCTAAGTGATGATTACTGGATTGTGGCCTTGGCGCGAATCTTTTCGGGCATTGGACAGGGCTTGTTCCTGATTGGCCTGCAATCCTATGTGATGGTGATTACGCCTAAAAACCAGCGCAGCCGTGGTCATGCTGTGAAAGTGGTGGGTCGAAACTCAGCGCTGATTGCCGGCACAGCCATCGGCGCCTTGCTCTACGCTTACATCGATTACCGAATGATCTTCCTGATGGCGTCAATGGTCAGTTTGTTATCAATCGCCTACCTGTGGAATCTGGTGCCTCGGGCGGAATCCATCGCTGGCAATGTGGCTCAAGAAGTAACAGAGGAGAGCAAACACCCTTGGGAAGCGCTGCGTAGGAATATCGTTTCGGTGGTTCGGGATGCCGAGTTCATGCGGACGCTGACGCTCATTGGGATTGTCGGCAAGATGTCGATTGCCGGTGTGGTGATGTTTGCTGTGCCTTTGGTGATGTTGGGGCAGGGCTATAAAGCCGACGATGTGGGCTTGATGTTGATGATTTATTACGTGGCCAGCATGGTGATGACCAAATACGTGACCCGCTTGGTCGATGGCCCGGGGATGTCACGGCGAGTGTTAATTTGCAGTGCCATCGTCGGTGGCGTGGCGACGGTATTTGTTGGCTTTGTCAGCCAGCAGGGCACTGATGTGACCGGCTTAATGCCGGGTATGGAATCGTTGTTGTGGCTGTCGAATCAAGCCAGTGCGCTGGGCATTGGCGGAAATTCTCTGGTGCTGTACACCGCAATCATCTTTTTGGGGATTTCAAACGGGCTCTTAGCCGCCCCTGTGATGACGCACATTAATAATACTGAGGTATCGCAGCGTGAAGGCGTGAAAAAGATAGCTGCAACCTATGTCTTTCTTGAGCGATTTGGCCATGTGGCCGGCCCGGCGGTGATTGCTCAGTTGCTGTTCTTAAATAATAACTCGCCACTGGCAATGTCGTTGTTTGGCATTTTATCGGTGGTACTCGGCGTGTTGTACATGTTCTCTTCTCATACGGGAAGTTCGGTGGCGTTGGCTGCCAAAGAGGCATAA
- the tssK gene encoding type VI secretion system baseplate subunit TssK yields MAYRFRLPKQRTINQDNVGKRQERKPLELEHKIVWSEGMFIAPQHFQQQDRYFHDYISKYTSAAGAGRSVGLTELQIDLERLKIGKIAVKSCSGLFPDGGYFQCSREVLLDVPSTTVDKRIYLALPISVQGEPEYGDKGDRHRYTLDSVSLYDACDATSRAIDTKVSKINIELLIEGDDMTGMTVLPIARVLECREDGSVILDQRFIPACRHYGASTFITERLKEMQVLLLSRANMVVKRIKAGQKHQSEHSLLRDYLLLQTLNRYIPWFKLTLENTSVPTEEVYEQLSTLSAELCSYQPSVADDMESFQISNMHPAFNQVFSRLREQLSLAQNDSVMEFKWDTSLFQKRRLLRVAVQDVAVLTNSRFILCVESSMGSVMLAQRFPEACKLSANSQIAEVVRNSLSGVTLTPLSVAPSELKPKSDVTYFEIDTHHPYWKDIVDRREAIALHVDLSIPDLELTLYALG; encoded by the coding sequence GTGGCTTATCGGTTTCGATTACCGAAGCAACGGACGATTAATCAGGACAACGTCGGGAAGAGACAAGAGAGGAAGCCTTTGGAACTTGAGCATAAAATCGTTTGGAGTGAGGGGATGTTTATCGCCCCTCAACATTTCCAACAACAAGACCGTTATTTTCACGATTACATCAGTAAGTACACGTCTGCGGCTGGTGCAGGCCGCAGTGTTGGTTTGACTGAGCTACAAATTGATTTGGAGCGGTTAAAAATAGGCAAGATTGCTGTGAAGAGCTGCAGTGGTTTGTTTCCGGACGGTGGCTATTTTCAGTGTTCAAGAGAAGTGTTGTTGGATGTGCCTTCAACCACGGTAGACAAACGTATTTATCTGGCGCTACCGATTTCCGTTCAGGGTGAGCCTGAATATGGAGACAAAGGGGATCGTCATCGTTATACGTTGGATTCGGTCAGCCTCTACGACGCGTGCGATGCCACCAGCCGTGCCATCGATACCAAGGTTTCGAAAATCAATATCGAACTGCTGATCGAAGGCGATGACATGACCGGCATGACGGTGTTACCGATTGCCCGCGTGCTGGAATGCCGTGAAGACGGCAGTGTCATTCTTGATCAGAGATTCATTCCTGCATGTCGCCATTATGGAGCGTCGACCTTCATTACCGAGCGACTTAAAGAAATGCAGGTGCTGTTGTTGAGCCGGGCCAATATGGTGGTGAAGCGCATCAAAGCCGGGCAAAAACATCAAAGCGAACACAGTTTGCTGCGCGATTATCTGCTTCTACAAACGCTAAACCGATACATTCCCTGGTTTAAGTTAACGCTGGAAAACACCTCTGTGCCCACTGAAGAAGTTTATGAGCAATTATCGACCTTGTCGGCGGAGTTGTGCAGTTATCAGCCGTCGGTGGCGGATGATATGGAATCTTTCCAGATTTCAAATATGCACCCGGCCTTTAATCAGGTGTTCTCAAGGCTGCGTGAGCAATTATCGCTGGCCCAAAACGACAGCGTTATGGAGTTCAAGTGGGATACCTCGTTATTCCAGAAACGTCGTCTGTTGAGAGTGGCGGTTCAGGATGTTGCAGTGCTCACCAACAGCCGGTTTATTTTGTGCGTGGAATCGAGCATGGGCTCGGTGATGTTAGCTCAGCGTTTCCCGGAAGCTTGTAAATTAAGTGCCAACAGCCAGATTGCGGAAGTGGTTCGCAACAGCTTGTCGGGCGTCACCTTGACGCCGTTATCGGTAGCGCCGAGTGAGCTGAAACCAAAATCCGATGTGACCTATTTTGAGATCGATACACATCACCCGTACTGGAAAGACATTGTGGATCGACGAGAAGCCATCGCGCTACACGTTGACCTGAGTATTCCTGATCTTGAACTAACGCTGTATGCACTGGGGTAG
- a CDS encoding protein kinase family protein codes for MTALIEARNALISETTDLAHEEVFAEYQSLPLPIGKGVWRWWHIPSQQWHCIKARSDKSGRYLLSNECKVLASLPLSCVPRLIDKVATENQLMMVTSYSNGSTLASVIRRKGPAFPGHLRVLMLLVDALVACHKSDIVHCDIKPNNLILSVGKDDDVADAVQLIDFGHAMIVGGDLTQLPYRGFSQSYSHPSLKRGATRATPELDWYAFFVVMHVTCFGTLPTLSWISKQPLSDGFLSMIEGSGLPKLYQRYLIQRLADLDLTVSMEPEYNEHRNQRGE; via the coding sequence ATGACTGCACTCATAGAGGCTCGTAATGCTTTGATCTCTGAGACTACTGATTTGGCTCATGAGGAGGTGTTTGCGGAGTATCAGTCCTTACCTCTTCCAATCGGTAAAGGCGTGTGGCGCTGGTGGCATATACCTTCGCAGCAGTGGCATTGCATCAAAGCACGCAGCGATAAGAGCGGGCGCTATTTATTAAGTAATGAATGCAAGGTGCTGGCCTCTTTGCCGTTGTCTTGCGTGCCTCGTTTGATCGACAAGGTGGCGACCGAAAATCAATTGATGATGGTCACCAGTTATTCGAATGGCTCCACATTAGCGTCGGTCATTCGACGTAAAGGCCCGGCCTTTCCAGGTCATCTGCGGGTGTTGATGCTATTGGTCGATGCTTTGGTGGCGTGCCATAAGTCGGACATCGTTCATTGCGACATCAAACCGAATAACCTGATTCTATCTGTTGGTAAAGATGACGACGTGGCTGACGCTGTTCAGTTGATCGATTTTGGTCATGCGATGATCGTGGGCGGTGATTTGACTCAATTGCCTTATCGGGGGTTTAGCCAGTCTTATTCACACCCTTCGCTCAAACGAGGTGCCACTCGGGCTACACCAGAACTTGATTGGTATGCGTTTTTTGTGGTGATGCATGTGACCTGCTTTGGAACATTGCCGACATTGAGTTGGATATCGAAGCAGCCTTTGTCTGATGGATTTTTATCGATGATTGAGGGCAGTGGACTGCCGAAACTCTATCAGCGCTATCTTATTCAACGACTGGCAGATCTGGATCTGACGGTCAGTATGGAACCGGAATACAACGAACACAGGAATCAACGTGGTGAGTAA